One window of the Halobacillus litoralis genome contains the following:
- a CDS encoding DUF6501 family protein, protein MIHKTWEENETIKQIECVHNDAEKFVVNNVLTPGKVYDVKNESEEFYFVIDNTGRMGGFYKNYFKEIHAES, encoded by the coding sequence ATGATCCATAAAACTTGGGAAGAGAATGAAACAATAAAACAGATTGAATGTGTCCACAATGATGCAGAGAAGTTCGTTGTCAACAATGTTTTGACACCTGGTAAAGTATACGATGTTAAAAATGAAAGTGAAGAGTTTTACTTTGTCATTGACAACACCGGACGTATGGGTGGTTTTTATAAAAATTACTTCAAAGAAATACACGCAGAGAGCTGA